Below is a genomic region from Tripterygium wilfordii isolate XIE 37 chromosome 12, ASM1340144v1, whole genome shotgun sequence.
AACTTTGCCGATTTGAAAGTGTTCATTAATTCCTAGTTGACTTTCCTTGACTATACTTAAATGGTAATGTAGAATGACTGGGCCGTATCAATCCATGTTTTAGTAGGTATATATGAGCACAAACATCACTTTCTGACTCACCATTCAAATACATAACCAtcattcccaaaaaaaaaaaaacaaaaaaaaaggttagcCTCTGCATGTAACCACCGTAGTTAGGTAACAACTACCGGTTCTTGAACTTAGTTCTTTCATCTTTATAAACCAGGGCATACAAGGCGAATTAACCATGTGTGTAAGCCATTGTTTCGTAATCAGCTATGGCCATAGAAACTACTCCACTACTCGAACACCAAACAGATGGCGGTGAAGAGCAAAAACGTGAGAGCTTTGTTAAGGAGTTCAGAGATGAGTCAAAGAAGCTATGGAAGATTGCAGGACCAACAATATTCTCGGCCATATGTCAGTACTCACTTGGTGCTGTCACCCTGGCCTTCAGCGGGTACGTGGGCGAGCTCGAGCTTGCTGCTTTCTCAGTTGAGAACTCTGTCATTGCTGGGTTTTCTTATGGTGTAATGGTGAGTTATGCATTACCAGAAGCCAATTTGTTTAAAATAATATGTAGAATTTTAGTACCTACTAACTGTTCATTCTAGcaatatttattgttttaaaaccACCTTGAACTCAAAAACTGAAGTGTTACTCTATCCCATCTGTGCACTtcaacaacattttttttaaattacaatcAAAATGAAAGCAATGCCCCTATTATGGGTGGCAATAGTGGAACAAAGAAGATTTGGTTGGAATGGTAACTCCATATAAATGCGGGAGGTCGCAAGTTCAACTCCCACATCCTGTAATTTTGGTCCAAAAAAATTTGCAAGAGCAGGACAACAAAAGGCAAAGACAGTACAACGGTTGATTCCACCAAAGACATTACAATGTGTTGattcattttaaaattatgtTGTAACATTGCAGTTGGGAATGGGGAGTGCACTGGAGACATTATGTGGGCAAGCATTTGGTGCTGGACAGATAAGAATGTTGGGAGTGTACATGCAGAGATCATGGGTGATTCTGCTTACGACTGCATGTTTATTGGTTCCAATCTACGTTTGGGCAGCTCCCATTCTTGAGTTCCTTGGAGAGACTACAGAGATCTCTAATGCAGCTGGTATGTACTAATTtgttcactttttcttttttttggtaaccaagaatTTTCAAGCCAATTGAATAGTTAGGATAGCTCTAAACTCAAGCTGCCAACTCAACCTACTCTATACTAGCACAAATAAGCCCTTATGGAGAGAACAAGGTCAAAACCCACAaaagatagttttttttttgtctggcacCCACAAAAGATAGTTAAGTAAGGAAATTACGCCGAAACTGCTGCACTTGGAGTTGAATTGCTACCTCCCATATCTGCTAGTTCTCCCTCACTGTTAGTACTACTTGTTAGTGTCTTTTACCAACGATACTTGTAGTACTGATATGATTTGGTGCTTTTGTTGAAGGAAAATTTGCTCTGTGGATGCTGCCACAACCTTTCGCCCTTGCAATGATTTTCCCGGTGCGAAAGTTCTTGCAAGCACAGAGGAAAGTAATGGTAATAGCCTTGGTGGCAGCCGTGGTGCTGGTGTTGCACGTCATTTTTAGCTGGCTGCTTATTTTGAAGCTCCAGTGGGGCTTAGTCGGAGCGGCAATTACATTAAATACATCATTTTGGCTTTTAGTAATAGGGCAGTTGTTGTACATTTTCATGACCAAATCAGATGGTGCTTGGAGTGGATTCTCATGGCTGGCATTTGCAGACTTGTTTGGCTTTGTCAAGCTTTCAATAGCTTCTGCTGTAATGTTatggtttgtgttttctttctttctttccggGTATTTATGATGGACATCATTTCACCTAACTTTTGAACTTAAAAACAGTTTTTTTCAGACTCCAAAGCACTTTTCTGGGATTTTCCATTAATGATTACTGCAGCCATAGGGTATGATAATGATCTTTGGCATAGTTGAATTCGCAGCTTGGAATTTTGGTACTTGATGTTGCTGGTGGTTATAACGGGTCGCTTAAGCAATCCTCTGATAGCAGTTGATGCCATCTCCATCTGGTAGGGTGTTGAAATACccatcattttctttatctgatttttttttttttttgaatgagtaTTTGATAACTTCAATATACATTAATTCTATGCATTTGCATGCAGCATGGCCATACAAGGTTGGGATGCAATGATTGCACTTGGATTCAATGCTGCAATAAGGTGAGTTCCCTTACATCTCTTTGCTTTTCTACTTAATTTCTTGATTGAGGCAGCAAATTGTGATCTCATTCTGTAACTTAATGGTAAGGGAAAGTCTACTCCAGTTCCATTTTCCTCTGCTTCTTGATCAAGAAAAGCAAACgaatagagaaataaatatataaGAAACAGAATCGAATTGATATTATCTCAAGTAGATTTGATTGAAGCAATGTAAGATCAAGGCTAGTATTTCACACTATGTTCTTGAGGCAGAATTCGCCATCCATACGGGTGCATTGAATCTCTTGAGCGTCTGCCGCTCAAGATATAAATGATATTCAGAAACAGAAGTAGCATTTCAATATGCTTGTACAATCTCAACAATACTACTAgtcatatatataaaatgtacTCGACTCAAGTGAATGAATGATTGAACTGTTTTGATCGATACTTAAACTGATTGAATGAACTGTTTTGAAGCATTCACACCTCTTCATTTCCGTTCACtattaaaaaaagagatgatTTTCTCATTCGCCTCTAACAGATATTTGTGAAACTAActtaaaatgttttcaaacaGTGTGAGAGTATCAAATGAACTTGGAGCTGGTAATGCTAAGGCTGCAAGATTTGCAGTGCTCGTGGTTTCTATCACATCTATAGTGATAGGTGTAATTTGCTTTGCTGTGGTGCTTGTCACAAGAGAATATTTCCCTCACATCTTCACAAGTAGCGAAGCTGTTGCTGAGGAAACTACAAAATTGGCTCTCTTGCTGGCAGTCTCAGTTCTCCTCAACAGCCTTCAACCAGTCTTATCTGGTAAAATGCAGCCGATAACGAAATCTGAGTAAAATGCCGAGAAATGTAGTGTAAATCTGTTTCTAACTGCTTCATATCttgtttggtttctcaaaggtgtTGCCATTGGAGCTGGATGGCAATCTATTGTTGCATACATCAACGTCGCATGTTACTATATTGTCGGATTGCCAGCCGGCATACTCCTGGGATTCACTTTCAAATTTGGGGTTCAGGTGAAGTAGAATAACTATGTATTGATTCATTCTGTACAAATCAGTTTATATTTCATAGTGTGGATGTGCCTTTGCATTCAAAGTTATTGTCCGTTCTTGGGTACCTCTACGGGGCATGTCTACCCTCGTCTCAtggtttttatttcaaaaaatgatCTCGCCTCTCTCACTCAAACACATAATCTCTTTAGTTTGGGAAAACGAGTAGCCAAGTAACCATATAGTCCATATAAATTGCAGGGTATATGGTCAGGGATGATTGGAGGCATTTGCTTGCAGACGATAATTTTGATATCGATCACTTCAATTACCAACTGGAAGAGAGAAGTCAGTAACTGATTGCACTTCCCATTTGGCTACTAATTAGAATGGTTTCTTACATTCTTTTGCTAAGTTTTTA
It encodes:
- the LOC120011340 gene encoding protein DETOXIFICATION 33, encoding MAIETTPLLEHQTDGGEEQKRESFVKEFRDESKKLWKIAGPTIFSAICQYSLGAVTLAFSGYVGELELAAFSVENSVIAGFSYGVMLGMGSALETLCGQAFGAGQIRMLGVYMQRSWVILLTTACLLVPIYVWAAPILEFLGETTEISNAAGKFALWMLPQPFALAMIFPVRKFLQAQRKVMVIALVAAVVLVLHVIFSWLLILKLQWGLVGAAITLNTSFWLLVIGQLLYIFMTKSDGAWSGFSWLAFADLFGFVKLSIASAVMLCLEFWYLMLLVVITGRLSNPLIAVDAISICMAIQGWDAMIALGFNAAISVRVSNELGAGNAKAARFAVLVVSITSIVIGVICFAVVLVTREYFPHIFTSSEAVAEETTKLALLLAVSVLLNSLQPVLSGVAIGAGWQSIVAYINVACYYIVGLPAGILLGFTFKFGVQGIWSGMIGGICLQTIILISITSITNWKREVDQAESRVKRWGGSAGED